The DNA region CTCGAGAAACTCGGCATCGCCGACGACGTCGACATCCGCCGCGGGGACGTCTCCGAAGTGACCGACGTCATCGGCGCCGTTCGCGAGACCGGCGCGACGCACATCGTCCACCTCGCCGCGCTGCTGACGACCACCGCGCGCGAGAACCCGCGCGCGGCGATGAACGTCAACATCGAGGGGACGAACAACGTCTTCGAAGCCGCTCGAATCCTCGACGACCAGGTCGAGCGCGTCGCCTGGGCGTCTTCGGCCGCGGTATTCGCGCCGCCGACGAACTACACGGAAAACGACGGCTGGGTCACCGAGGACAACCTCGTCTACCCCGACACGCTCTACGGGGCGACCAAGGAGTACAACGAACACCAGGCGCGGGTCTACTACGAGGACCACGGCGTCTCCCACGTCGCACTCCGTCCGACGGTCGCCTACGGCCCCTACCGCGAGACCGGGGGCTCTGCGTTCCTGGCGAACATCATCGAGAAGCCCGCCCTCGGCGAGGCGTTCGCCGTCGAGTACGGCGACCAGGTAATCGACTGGCAGTACGTCCGGGACATCGCCCAGGCGTTCCGCAAGGCGACGTTCGCCCCCGACGAGCGCCTCTCCCGTCGCGTCTACAACGTTCGCGGGACCGTCGCGACCATCCGCGAGGCCGCCGAGACGGTCGAATCCATCGTCCCCGGTGCCGACCTCGAGGTGTCCGACGAGGGCGAGCTCCCGTGGACCCAGAAGCTCGACATGACTGCCGCGAAGGACGACCTGGGGTACGACCCCGAGTACGACCTCGAGACCGGGTTCCGGGAGTACATCGACGTGTTGCGGGCCGAAAACGGCC from Natronosalvus rutilus includes:
- a CDS encoding NAD-dependent epimerase/dehydratase family protein — encoded protein: MSADTVLVTGGTGFIGSYVVEDLVEAGHDVVAFDLSTDPRILEKLGIADDVDIRRGDVSEVTDVIGAVRETGATHIVHLAALLTTTARENPRAAMNVNIEGTNNVFEAARILDDQVERVAWASSAAVFAPPTNYTENDGWVTEDNLVYPDTLYGATKEYNEHQARVYYEDHGVSHVALRPTVAYGPYRETGGSAFLANIIEKPALGEAFAVEYGDQVIDWQYVRDIAQAFRKATFAPDERLSRRVYNVRGTVATIREAAETVESIVPGADLEVSDEGELPWTQKLDMTAAKDDLGYDPEYDLETGFREYIDVLRAENGLDPL